A part of Chloroflexota bacterium genomic DNA contains:
- a CDS encoding TIGR01906 family membrane protein — protein MKIFYGITKWLFILCLPMLLFSASIGGAANCAALYRHGFDKYEVGQTTGLSDAELDKAAGGLIGYFNSGEETISLTVMKDGQSFTLFNDKEVAHLKDVKTLFWLDYWIFLGTLVYALVYASFSIWRKEWRRLAHGLVWGSGLTLGLMLLLGIGAMLNFDQLFLQFHLLSFTNELWQLDPSKDYLIMLFPRGFWYDATVFIAIATTVGAVVMGGVGGITYSSAGRSRG, from the coding sequence ATGAAAATTTTTTATGGGATAACGAAGTGGCTTTTCATTCTCTGCCTGCCTATGCTGCTGTTTTCGGCAAGCATTGGCGGGGCGGCCAATTGCGCTGCCCTTTATCGCCACGGCTTCGATAAATATGAGGTGGGCCAGACGACGGGCCTATCTGATGCTGAGCTGGATAAAGCCGCCGGAGGGCTTATAGGCTACTTTAATTCCGGCGAAGAAACCATCAGCCTGACCGTGATGAAAGATGGCCAGTCATTCACCCTTTTCAACGATAAGGAGGTTGCCCACCTGAAAGACGTCAAAACCCTGTTCTGGCTGGACTACTGGATATTCCTGGGGACTTTGGTTTATGCGCTTGTTTACGCTAGCTTCTCTATCTGGCGAAAAGAGTGGCGACGACTGGCGCATGGATTGGTCTGGGGCAGTGGCTTGACTTTAGGCCTGATGCTGCTCCTCGGAATCGGCGCTATGCTCAATTTCGACCAGCTATTTCTCCAGTTTCACCTGCTCAGCTTCACCAACGAGCTCTGGCAGCTTGACCCGAGCAAGGACTACCTGATAATGCTATTTCCGCGCGGCTTCTGGTACGACGCCACCGTTTTCATTGCCATCGCCACAACAGTGGGAGCGGTGGTGATGGGTGGGGTGGGAGGTATTACTTATTCCTCCGCCGGCCGCAGCCGCGGGTAA